TGATTCCAAAGAGAAATATTCAGCTAGAATACTCTTGCAATGTTACATACACAGCATGAAACATGAACCTACAAGAATTTTCTTTAAAGGCGAGGggaaaaagatatataagaCACTGTAgcaaaaagaattgaaggacATTCCTCATAGCTAAGCTAAAGAAAGAAGTACCCAAGAAACCCTTCTTCAGTCAGTCACAGAAAGAGAAGAAACCCACTTCGCGGATGGGTGTGAAACCATCATCCATGTCAAAAGGCATTCAAGACCTTGACAGTGGACCTCATATCGAAGAACAAACAAAGGGAAAACAGGAAAATAACTCAAACCCACATCAaatgaaataatcaattttagatacaaggaagaaacagaCCTTAACGGTGAAGTCATAGATTGATTCTGGGCCCTGCTGTATTTGCTTCGACATTGTGTGATGTTTTGACTCTGTGGGAGGTGAACACTTTTCAACCCCTCTGATGCTGTACTCTGCTGCAGTAGCTGTGGTTTGTGGGAATTCAATTTGGATTTCAACTCTGCAGCTCTAGGGTGCGATCTTTAAGGACAAGAATCTTAGGGGGAGGGAGGGCTGCAGGTAATTAAGATACACACGCAATGATCACCCTTCTTGTTCATCTTATTATTCTATAGCCATTCAATATTAATTAAACTTAtgtcaaatcaattttttaagcccattaattaaatatagcccacaaaataatatttttttctttgtctttttgtAACCCAAGGGAGGAGATTTAGAATATGGCCACTTGCATTTACCAACTCTGGACGTGATGAGCTgtgattaaatatgataaaaagataataattccATTTATTAGATACAAAACATCCCATCACCACTTGATGGGACTCCAAGTGGACCCAGAACAAAAGTTATAAACCATGTAATGGCTTACTGTAGGAGGCAGCATGATCATTTCACTTTTGAATTCGCCAAGATCAAGCCAAGAACCTGAGTTGATATGGCAACAATTACTAGATCTTCAAAACGTGAACAAATCCATGGTAATGAGATTGGGTATGTTATAGTTAATAATAACCATCTGATCTTTATTCAAGCAAAACACTACTCTTATCAAACACAACTGTAGTACGTGAACATAAAACATCCTGAAAACACCCTCATCATGGTGCTTATTACAGAAACATCTTCATCGggttcttatttatttgttaaagaGAGCTGATGCAGCACTTATGAGATTCCGAGCAGTTTCTTTATGTCCTTCTGCAAAGAAATAACAAAACTCATCTGGGTCAGTTATCACAAACTCAAACTCACTGTTCAAGACTCAATACTGACTAACAGGGAAGAATGGCTTTTACCTCGATGCTAAGGGGAGAAGTTGTGGGTGCATAGCGGTCAACAACTTTGCCATCTTTGTCCACCAGGAACTTGGAGAAATTCCATTTGATGTTGTCACCAAAGAGTCCACCTTTGCTTGACTTCAGAAACTTGTACAGTGGAGCAGCACTATCGCCATTCACATCAATCTAAATTGAGAGCAAAAATTGAAGGTTGTCATAGAATGTCACTGACTCATGAAACAGCAATGTGAGGAGATAGATGTATTGCTTGCATCACACCATCTTAGGGATGACATCAAGAGCACTAATGCATATTTGTGTGCAAAGATTTATCATGGCTGGAACAATCACCTAAAGTTTAATGCCAACTACTGGcttgcattttcatttttttcacgCCTACATATCAATTGAACACTTTCCCATGTATTTGACTCAGTCCTCCAAAACCCTAATTCCCACCACAGAGACAACTCAGGGAGTCTTAATCAAAACAATCCTGGGACCCTTATTCTGCCCATTCCTGAAAGGAGCATTTATTGGGAAAGGCCAGGGCCTCCCTTTCCTGAGCAGGTGTGTCTACCAATTGAGCTACCAGAGGGATAACAATCTAAACCACTGTGATATATTCCTACAAAGGAATGAGGCTTTGACTTGCCAACTCAGCTGAATTGGATTGTGCTTTGAATTTGGTTTAACATAGAAACTTGATTTAAAGAAGGCTGGTGaaatagagttaaaaaaaaCCATCATTTGCTCTTAAATATGGCATAACACACacagaaaagggaaaagaaagagtGCAAATGAAGGTATCTTTCTTGTTCTGCACAGTTGGATCAGATTTATAATATAGCCTCCTAGTTAATAATATCACATAGAGTCTTACATATAAAACTTCATGCTGATAAACGTCGATCACATGATGACAAAATCTAGACAATGGCCTTCAGTTATAGCATTGTCCATGCACAATGCTTAGAAGTTGCAAGCTGATGAGTAATTGAATCTAAAATCCACTTAACTTGTAATGAAGAATAAGATCTCGAGGTTTGAAATTTGCAAGCTCCCTAATAAACAATAATGGTGAAACAAGCACCCCTTTTTATAAGTTCAGATCCACTCACATTTATTAACATTATGGCAGACTACCACAAATATGCAAGAGAAGAGATGtctcaaattaaagaaattcaaattgaaGTCCTGCGCAATGCCTACCTTATCAAAGATGGGATACTCAGCCTTAAAGCGAGTGCAAACAAACTTTTCTATCTCTTCATTACTCCCAGGTTCCTGTGCTCCAAACTGATTGCATGGGAATGCCAAAATCTCCAAACCTGCACTCatacaaaaggaaaaatcaacCAGCTGCATCCAAGGCCTTTTGCCCTTGAACTTGATTGATAAATGCCAAGGACTTCATTCACACACACAAATATTTGTGCTACATGGACAAACAATAAGAGCCTAAAAATAGGTATGAAACACAACCTTGATCTTTGTATTTCTCATACAACTGATGCAGCTCTGTGTAGTTTGAATTGGTCAAGCCACTGCATCAAAAACAAATGATTAAACTCCAAATACAgtcataatgaaaaaaataaatcagacATCATTTcagaaaaattgaattaaatagatATTCATCAAAGTAATTTTCCACTCATACAaaccaaaatttccaaaacatgAAGCAATAAAACAGATGAGAATCTATACTGTACCATTGTGATGCAACATTGACAATCAAGAGGGCTTTTCCCTTGTAGATGCTAAGATCAACATCATTTCCCCTAGCATCCTGCAAGTAACGAGGACATAAAGGTTtaacaaaatcaacaaaactaaAAACCAAATGCCCAAACGAAACTTAGAACAAGCAATCAGTAACCCAAAATTTCCCTTGAAGAAAAATGAACACTTGGTTAATTCAATTAAGCGATTCTCGAGGATCTAAAAGTTAATCATTTTTCCACTTTCTTATGCCTCCAAAGAGTATAAATAGTTGAGCCCTCATGTTTTTCTAAAAAGTGAGACCTTAGGGTTACTGTGCTCTccgtttggatgctgagaaaatgaccaataaaaaaaaaaacgcacaAAATTTTTGCGACGAAAATTTCAGGCCCTGATGAGGGGAGGGTTTTGTTTTCTTGAGCCACAGAAGATAGCAATTCGATCAAACAGTGGGTGAGGAGAAACAATTTCATCAATTAAACGAAACCCCAATAAACCCATGTAGAATATTACCTTAACGGTGAAGCTGTGGACTGATTGCGGACTGGATTGGCTTGCCATGGTGTGATTTGATCTCAAAGGCTGGTAGTAAAGCAGACCACTCTGTCTCTGATAGATTGGGTGGGACGAATAACTGGAAACCCCTGTTTGGGTAGACGGAAAACACAAAGAGAAAAAACGAACGCGTGAAGAAAACAGAAGGGATTgcttcaaattagaaaaaaaaggcTTCACTAGGCGAGAATTTCTTCCAAGAAGAGGAGCTGAAACACAAAGCATTTAAACAAAATGAAGCAGGGTCGGGAAAATATATAGAGAAAGAAGACAAAGCCCAACCTTACACGTCAAGGGATGGGGCTCACACGTGGCGAATAAACGTGGAGACTAATGGATCACAGATATGGTTTCGGTGGAATATGCTTGATGGACGGCTGGGATGGATTTGATCAGAAGAAATGTAGAAATGGTACTGTCATTCAACGATGACGGTTGCAGCTTTTCATTTCTAAGTGGAATTCTGGAAGTTTCCATATTTGAAGGCTAAGATGTTTTCACACTGTTCATTGTTGAAATACAATGGAAACAGATTTGGGCTTGTGGGTATTCAAATACGAGTTGAACTTGAGTCATATGAACGAATTTGAGacacaaattaaaaaagaaaaaaagaaaaaaaaaagtactggATATGAACCTTTGATATggactttcttcttcttcatttgtcAAAGAGAATGTGAAtggaattttttgaaaaaaaaatttgatgggTTACAAAGTTCATATTGGTAAAACtcttaatcataaaaaatttattataatttgtttcataaaattgtaattaatggtgcaaaaaaatgatttgggaTTGCCCTTGTGTGTTGCATAAGAAACCCCATTAATTTACAGAAGTTGAATCCAATCTGCTGATCCTTTCGAGAAGGTTGTTCATGCTGATGGAAAATGCATCCTGGAACTTGTCAAACTCAGAACTTGAATCTCCATACACCAATCCAGGCAACAGTTCATACACAATGTATCTCCTCATGTCCTCTCTTTCCCTCACTGAAACCTTCATCAGCCTCTCCACCACATTCATCTTCATTGATCTCACATCTTCTTGGTCTATGAACACTGAATACCTGGTATGATCCTCTGGTAAATGCCATGGATACTGGTAGTATGCTGTGAATGAATCGAACAGAACTGGGATGCAGCCTGATACCAGAGAGTCAAATACTGATTTTCTTGTGGGGCTGTCTCCAGGAGGCTGTAAGCAGAATTCCGACTCCATGAACAGCTCAATGATAGATTCAGGCTGACGACAATCACCTGAATCGCAGTTCAGAAACTGGCATTTTCCGGTATCTGATGAAGTGCACTGTTTGATCAGTATCGACCTTATGTTTTCTGGTGCACCTGGCCTTGCAGCGCCTGCAAAACTCACTAGGTTTTTGCGCTTGGACCGCATGATTTTGAGCTGCCATGTGATGATATCGTCGTCTGAATGGGGGTGGAAGTGAGTAGGATGTGGGATGCCAATGTCGTTCATATGCCATGGTTGTCTCTCTATCAAGAGCTTTATTGGGTTCTGCATTTGATCAAGCTCTAGAAATCTAGTCCCCCATGAAATTTTGTTATTCCTCCTGAAATCCCAAGAGATTTTGCCTAAAACAAACACATGGTCCTTACCTGAATTTCGAATCCATGGCTGCTGAGACTCAAGCCACTGTATGAGTTCTAACCCCAAGGTGTCCTT
This DNA window, taken from Vitis vinifera cultivar Pinot Noir 40024 chromosome 2, ASM3070453v1, encodes the following:
- the LOC104881945 gene encoding xyloglucan-specific galacturonosyltransferase 1, yielding MAISVSKKRSRLPKKAEAEELGSFISVLSKLLCRIPAVLLVLVLLFLWSSSTTIISGNIVHVCVSSRRLNNLYCLSAGTQPNFEIPVSIVHNTSSSTSTTPEMVDVFVENPVPIADNSTGNERDEVENAVKIVEEQLRAHRSWTANGNTGDCNGRGVFVYDLPPKFNKELVDHCYDMIPWMDFCKYLSNEALGEPILKLGKGWHQTHQYSLEPIFHSRVLKHPCRVYNQNEAKLFYVPFYGGLDILRWHFKNVSSDVKDTLGLELIQWLESQQPWIRNSGKDHVFVLGKISWDFRRNNKISWGTRFLELDQMQNPIKLLIERQPWHMNDIGIPHPTHFHPHSDDDIITWQLKIMRSKRKNLVSFAGAARPGAPENIRSILIKQCTSSDTGKCQFLNCDSGDCRQPESIIELFMESEFCLQPPGDSPTRKSVFDSLVSGCIPVLFDSFTAYYQYPWHLPEDHTRYSVFIDQEDVRSMKMNVVERLMKVSVREREDMRRYIVYELLPGLVYGDSSSEFDKFQDAFSISMNNLLERISRLDSTSVN
- the LOC100259774 gene encoding probable phospholipid hydroperoxide glutathione peroxidase — encoded protein: MLCVSAPLLGRNSRLVKPFFSNLKQSLLFSSRVRFFSLCFPSTQTGVSSYSSHPIYQRQSGLLYYQPLRSNHTMASQSSPQSVHSFTVKDARGNDVDLSIYKGKALLIVNVASQCGLTNSNYTELHQLYEKYKDQGLEILAFPCNQFGAQEPGSNEEIEKFVCTRFKAEYPIFDKIDVNGDSAAPLYKFLKSSKGGLFGDNIKWNFSKFLVDKDGKVVDRYAPTTSPLSIEKDIKKLLGIS